From Coffea arabica cultivar ET-39 chromosome 9c, Coffea Arabica ET-39 HiFi, whole genome shotgun sequence, one genomic window encodes:
- the LOC113707907 gene encoding monomethylxanthine methyltransferase 1 isoform X1 — MELQEVLHMNEGEGDTSYAKNASYNLALAKVKPFLEQCIRELLRANLPNINKCIKVADLGCASGPNTLLTVRDIVQSIDKVGQEEKNELERPTIQIFLNDLFQNDFNSVFKLLPSFYRKLEKENGRKIGSCLISAMPGSFYGRLFPEESMHFLHSCYSVHWLSQVPSGLVIELGIGANKGSIYSSKGCRPPVQKAYLDQFTKDFTTFLRIHSKELFSRGRMLLTCICKVDEFDEPNPLDLLDMAINDLIVEGLLEEEKLDSFNIPFFTPSAEEVKCIVEEEGSCEILYLETFKAHYDAAFSIDDDYPVRSHEQIKAEYVASLIRSVYEPILASHFGEAIMPDLFHRLAKHAAKVLHMGKGCYNNLIISLAKKPEKSDV, encoded by the exons ATGGAGCTCCAAGAAGTCCTGCATATGAATGAAGGTGAAGGCGATACAAGCTACGCCAAGAATGCATCCTACAAT CTGGCTCTTGCCAAGGTGAAACCTTTCCTTGAACAATGCATACGAGAATTGTTGCGGGCCAACTTGCCCAACATCAACAAGTGCATTAAAGTTGCGGATTTGGGATGCGCTTCTGGACCAAACACACTTTTAACAGTGCGGGACATTGTGCAAAGTATTGACAAAGTTGGCCAGGAAGAGAAGAATGAATTAGAACGTCCCACCATTCAGATTTTTCTGAATGATCTTTTCCAAAATGATTTCAATTCGGTTTTCAAGTTGCTGCCAAGCTTCTACCGCAAACTCGAGAAAGAAAATGGACGCAAGATAGGATCGTGCCTAATAAGCGCAATGCCTGGCTCTTTCTACGGCAGACTCTTCCCCGAGGAGTCCATGCATTTTTTGCACTCTTGTTACAGTGTTCATTGGTTATCTCAG GTTCCCAGCGGTTTGGTGATTGAATTGGGGATTGGTGCAAACAAAGGGAGTATTTACTCTTCCAAAGGATGTCGTCCGCCCGTCCAGAAGGCATATTTGGATCAATTTACGAAAGATTTTACCACATTTCTAAGGATTCATTCGAAAGAGTTGTTTTCACGTGGCCGAATGCTCCTTACCTGCATTTGTAAAGTAGATGAATTCGACGAACCGAATCCCCTAGACTTACTTGACATGGCAATAAACGACTTGATTGTTGAG GGACTTCTggaggaagaaaaattggatAGTTTCAATATTCCATTCTTTACACCTTCAGCAGAAGAAGTAAAGTGCATAGTTGAGGAGGAAGGTTCTTGCGAAATTTTATATCTGGAGACTTTTAAGGCCCATTATGATGCTGCCTTCTCTATTGATGATGATTACCCAGTAAGATCCCATGAACAAATTAAAGCAGAGTATGTGGCATCATTAATTAGATCAGTTTACGAACCCATCCTCGCAAGTCATTTTGGAGAAGCTATTATGCCTGACTTATTCCACAGGCTTGCGAAGCATGCAGCAAAGGTTCTCCACATGGGCAAAGGCTGCTATAATAATCTTATCATTTCTCTCGCCAAAAAGCCAGAGAAGTCAGACGTGTAA